Below is a window of bacterium DNA.
CTTATCGCGAAACCATTAAAGGTATCGCTAAGTCTCAGGGTAAGTTCAAGCGACAGACGGGTGGCCGTGGTCAATTCGGTGATTGCTGGCTGAGACTCGAACCGCTTGAAAGAGGCGCGGGTTTTGAGTTTGCTGATGAAGTAGTCGGTGGATCAATCCCTCGCAACTTCATCCCTGCAGTTGAAAAGGGTGTTCGTGAAATTTTAGAAACCGGCTTCTTGGCTGGCTATCCGGTTGCAGATGTCAAGGCAGTTGTTGTTGACGGTTCTTATCACGATGTTGACTCTTCGGAGCATGCATTTAAGCAGGCGGGAAAGATGGCTTTCGATGCCGCTGCCAAGAAGGCCTCTCCAACACTGATTGAGCCGGTTATGCTTCTAGATGTTATCGTTCCAGAAGTTTTTTTGGGAGATGTCATCAGCGACCTTAATGGTCGTCGAGGACGTCCGCTTGGAATGGAATCAATCGGAGGCGGCAGACAGCGTGTACGCGCTAACGTGCCGCAGTCTGAGATGATGAAGTACGCGCTTGATCTTAGATCTCTTACACGAGGTCGAGGTAGATTTAGTACCGAGTTTTCACACTACGAGGAAGTCCCAGCGCATGTTGCACAGGGATTAATCGATAAGTACATCAAAGAGCGCAAGGAAGAGGAAGGGTAACCGATACCTGCCTCAATTCAGGGTATACTATCGGTTCGCGTCTGGACTGGTTGCCTTACAGGCAATACCGCAGGCGGTGGAGGGATCATGGCGAAAACCAGTTTGATCGTCAAGCAAAGACGAAAACCAAAATTTAAAGTCCAAGGCTACACGCGTTGTAGTATCTGTGGACGGCCGCGCGGGGTCTTCCGCTATTTCAATCTATGCCGTATCTGCCTGAGAGACATGGCCCATAAGGGTCTATTGCCAGGCGTTACGAAGTCGAGTTGGTAGGGGGAGAATAAATGCATACTGATCCGATAGCTGATCTGCTAACACGTATAAGAAACGGTGGCCGAGCGGGCCTTACTGCAATTGATGCGCCTATGTCGAAGATCAAACTTGAGATAGCTAAAATCCTTCAAAGTGAAGGATTAATCAAAGGTTTTGATGTTCTGAAGGATGAGAAATTCCCGCGCCTTCGTGTTCATCTGAAATATGATGATGTTAAGAATAAGAAACCTGCAATTACATATATTCAGCGGGTGAGTAAGCCAGGCTTACGT
It encodes the following:
- a CDS encoding type Z 30S ribosomal protein S14 is translated as MAKTSLIVKQRRKPKFKVQGYTRCSICGRPRGVFRYFNLCRICLRDMAHKGLLPGVTKSSW
- the rpsH gene encoding 30S ribosomal protein S8, with amino-acid sequence MHTDPIADLLTRIRNGGRAGLTAIDAPMSKIKLEIAKILQSEGLIKGFDVLKDEKFPRLRVHLKYDDVKNKKPAITYIQRVSKPGLRIYKKSASLKPVLRGQGIAIVSTSHGLMVDKDARKGHIGGEVVCEVW